The Capra hircus breed San Clemente chromosome 25, ASM170441v1, whole genome shotgun sequence nucleotide sequence GGGAGGGGATCCAGGTTAAGTCTGGGAACCCTGCCACAGCCACTGGAACAAGAGCGAGGAGCCTGGGTTTCTCTGAGGACCTCTCGTCTTCAAGATTTCTAGAAGCCAAAACGTCAGTCCTTTCTCGGGTTTAGGCAAAAAAACGAGGCTGCGGGTCCCACAGCTTAGCATCTGGCGGCATCTGGGAGCGGGCGCAGCGCGCCTAGGACCACCTGAGCCTCACTAGCATGGTCCCTTCGAGGATGGCTCCCAAGCCGGCCGCAGAGGAGCAAGAACAGcggggtgtgtgttgggggggcggTGCTCGACGGCCGCGTCCCAGCAAACCTTTCCCCCTCCTCGAGGGCCTGGGGCCGCCTTGCGCAGCCAGCCCGCACCTGCCGCACTCCGCGCGCAGGCCCCCCAGGTCCTTGCCGGGCCGCGCCCCTTCTCAGGCCCGCCCTCCGCGCAGGCCTGGTCCCGGCCGCCGCGGACCTCGCCCAGTCTTCGGCTCCGACTCCTGGTCCAAGGCCGGGAAGGCCGAGCAGCACAGTTTTCCTCTCCTTCCACCGCAAGCAGTTACTGGCGGCGCGACTACACTCTCCGAAGCTTCCTCGTCCGCAGGTGCGCGCGCTAACCCGCAGTCCGACCCTCTCTCGTGGGCCAGCAGGAGGCGCGCTGGTACGGGTGGGCAGGTCTCGGGCGGGGAAGGGTGGGCCTAGCGGCCCACGGCTCACTGGGAGCACCTCTTCAATTTTGTTTTAGTTCGCTGTCTCTGGCCACTGGATGGGGAACTGATGGGAGAGGAGACCAAGAAGACAGCTGCAGAGTGTGATGCAACCTGGACTAGGAAAGGGGCAGTAAGGAGGGAGAAGTGGAGACGAGGTCAGACCTTCAGGATGCAGAGCCTACAGGACTTCACGTGGGTTCCGGCCGAACTCTTAAACTCTTCGGATGACCTCCAGGGCATTGAAAATCTGTCCCTGGTTTGTCTTTGCTCCTGTCTCCACTAGTCGCCCCTACCGCAACCATCCAGGGACCTCGATGCTTCCCAGGGACATACATTCTGACACCACAGAGCCTGTGCTCACTTCCCCTTTGCCTAGACTGCCTTTTCCCCTGCTTCCCCCACACTTTAAAGGCCAGCTCAGAAGTCACACTTGCCCGTTCCCTATTGTCCAAGCACTCATAAAGCCCTCTGTGAACTCATTTGGGCTCTCACATACCCAACTGTGGCTTGTTCCTATTCCTAAATACCCAGCACAACAACGTGAAATTTGCACAATCAATGAATATTGTTTTTTCGCGGGGGGAGTGGGGGTTGCTATTCGCAGGATTTGTGGGGTCTCAAAtgccgaccagggattgaacctgggttgtAGCAGTGAAAGTCTGGAAtgctaaccactaggccaccacgGAACTCCCTCAATGAATACTTTTGAAAAGGGTATGACTGCAGGTCATATATTCTGAGACTTTATGAACACTGCGGTAAAAATGGATGTTAATGCAATGAACTTGAGAGCTATCCAGTATGCTCATCTGACATTCCCCCTCAACTTCTTCCACCATCCATTCTACCCTAGGGATTGAAAGATATCTCAACAAATGCTAATTTGTaaataacaaaaatgttaataaaatataaaactgtattTACAATGTAACTTACCTATTTTAAAGATACATGTAATATACTAAAGTGTTGAGAGTCCATCATTAGTCAATAATATTTGAgtgcttttatcttttttatgttATCTTTTAGAATTGGCATGTTACTTCCacaataagagaaaaacaaacactaaGTAGGTGGTAACCCATTTACAGGAGCAGTGTGTCATACCATTAAATTGAAGAGTCTGTCCTTACCTTCTTAAATAACTAGTCAGCATAAATATAGCTGCTTTGTTATATGCTATGAATATATTTAGATTTTAATGCTTTCCCCACATCCATTCCACCCATAATCTGGGACAGTAATTCCTTATTAAAGCCTTTGCCTTAAGTAGAAATGGATTAAATAACGTATTTATACATAAAAAACCCCAAATTTATTCCTTtcaaattgtttattttataaacaatataaatGGGCATTGCTATGCAAAGTGAGGTCAGTTGATAAAAACAATGACAATCCACAACAGGTCTAGTTCATGTATCATCACAAAACTGCAGAAATCTTTAAACACAACATCTAATTATTACAACCAGAAGTTGAAGGAATACTGAAGGAATACTTAATATTATGAGGCCTCGGTTTCAAAAAGCTACCAGTTCTAGAATGGATTCTATTCTGGAACTGTTTCTTGATTATTTCTTGTTGCATCTCTTTCAGTGTAAAATGGAACCTTTGAAACTCAGGTGTGACATCGACAAAGTCAAGTAGGTAGTCCAAACTCTTTCCTACAGCAGATAACTTAAATTCATCAGCCTCCTCTTCAGCTCCTTTTTGAACAACTTTCTTTGTAATTCCACCTTTTGCTTCTGGGGGGCTACTCTTTTCTTCTTCACCCACATTGAACCATACCCTATTGTCATCCAGCTTGGTTTCCAACTCCCTACATTTCTCAAGAATTTCTCTATAATCCCCATCTTCTAAGCCTTGAAGATCATATTCATGTTCCTTTTTGTAAAGAAGATTTTCCCATGCATTTGCTATCGTTATTTGCTTTACTTCATCCCAACTCTTTGCCCAGTTAAAAACTGCTCTTTTTAGGCTGTAGACTTTAATCTTGGAaactactttttctcttttttcttgttcATCATCACTTTCTTCAAAAATTACAAGACTTTCCTCAAGTTGCTTCCACCTGTAAAGTCGTTTGCAGCTCAAGATCACGCCTTGATTCATTGGTTGAATTAAGGTTGAAGTGTTATGGGGAAAGAACATGCATTTTATTCGACCATCCTCACTGGTTAGTAATTCAGTAGAAGGGTGAACTGGAGAACTATCCAGAAGTAACAAGGCCCTGACATCCTCCTCTTGGAATCTTAGAACATTAAGTTGGAAGTGCCTGACCTCAGGAACAAAGTTTTGAAAAAACCATTCTGAAAACAATTCTCTGGTGAACCAAACATCTTTACTAGGTTTGTATATCACAGGTAATGTACATGTGTCCTCTTTTACACTTTTGGGCAGCTTTGATTTTCCAATAATGATTGACTTCAACTTATGAGTACCATCTGCGTTTGCACATAAAAGAGCAGACAAttgttctttgtttattttcctcCCTGGCAGGCAAATATCTTTTCTGCTTGCCTGAGTATTTTCTGGCATTGACTTCCAAAAGAGGTCAGTCTCATCCCCACTGTACAGCTGAGCAAGACACAACTTCTCTTCTTTGATAAGCATGGACAGTTTTTGTCGAAATGACTCAACATTTTCCGAAGCTGAACTTAGGACTTGTTCCGCACATACTTTTCGGTTCCCAATTGCATGCCTATTTCGAAACCTAAAAAGCCAACCAGTGCTAGCTTTGAACTCTGTTCGCCCAAAACACTGTGCGAATCTCTCGGCAGCAGCCTGAAGCTCCACACCTCTCACAGGGACACCAGCAGAGCATTTCTGTTGGTACCACATGTAGACAGCGTTGTCCACATCGCCATATTTGGCTCCAgttgttctctttctcttctcagcCCCTACTAATGGCACATCCTGCTTCAGTACAAAGTCCAAAAtcaatttcttattctttttaatgtcataAAATGTTGACTTACTGATTCCAAATTCATCCATTACAGTTTTAAGAGATCTTCCAGCTTCAATCCTATTTAGAAccttcattttctcctccaaattCAGTGTTGTATATTTCCCTCTCTTATTCATACTGAATTTGGTTTCAAACAATCGATAGGGGTAAAAAGAAAGAAGCCTtacttaattagaaaaaaaatgaaaaaaaaaaaacccatcccTTCCAAAAACTAGCACAAACTCCCAGAAGGCACAGGCGTTTATACTGAAGGGTACACATACCCCTAAAAGGGATAAAGGCTCATGTAGTTAGTGCTGGTCTAGAGGTAAAGGTCTGAACTCAGAGTTATCACTGCTAACGTCCTGTCTAGCTGTTGCTACTGCAAGACATGGATGATCAATCTTCAGAACCCTGCTTCTGAATGCTgctgcttctcttcctctctccttacAGTAGCACCCGTCAGGAATAACAGGAATACCTGCATACTCTTCCTAACTGAATATAGGAAAAgacacaaaaggaagaaaaaagtgagATGCGCTCACAAGAACAGACTTGATAAATAAGTAAGATAAATCTCAATAAAAAGTAGTGCTTCAGAAGGGAGTATGAAAGCCTAAAAGGCAAGGACAGAATAATATTGTGTAACAGAAGCAGTGTGGCTTCTCTCCTGAAACAAGCTGATTTTCCTCACTGCCAGAAAGGAAAGCAGTAATCATATTGCTCTACCTGGCTCTACCCAGTGTTCACTGGGCAGCAGTCCGTCCACCTGGATAAAGACTAAGCCACCCTGACAGTGAGATGTCTGGAGAGTTGGAATTCAGGAACGGTAGTATAGAATCTTTAGGCGAAGAAGAAAGTTAGTAGGTTCTGTTGTCCATATGAATGAAATCCAACATTTACTGCATTCAATACAGCATTCCCAAAGACTAAGCTTTAACTTGAGTGTTTCTTATGTTTACCAAAGTAATCTGTTAAGTTTATAAATAATGTGTGTTATTGGCACTTTTCCACTCTCAGATATTCTTCCTTGTATACATTTTGTGTATTTTCAAGTGTTATTTATAACTAAAATTCTTCCATATTTGGGATATTGTCAAGTTTCAGCATCATGGCAGTTCTTAGAGATGAGCCcaaaagttttataaaaattttacaatagtaaaaaatttaaaagatctgTCCTTGAGATTGTTTTCCTAAATTTACATTGAGTGTTCAGTAACAAATTTTCTCCATTTGAGATTTCATTTGATTTCTCTTCAGCATAGATTTTACTTAATTTGACCCAAGACTCAGTTTTTCCACAGCTTGAAGAAATTTAAACGGTTTCTCTATTGATGATTCGTATCTCTGTTTCCCATAAATCCTTTCTGTTCGCAAACTCTTCTATAGCTCTGCACCCTCAAATATTCAAGTCCTCCTGGTGTTGCCCAAAGCCATTCATTCCATGTCTTTAGAAATGTCCTACTCTAGGTTAATTTCATGGTTCTCCTTCCAGATACACAACCTCATGGGAAGTAACAAAACTGCCACTTTTATCCATTCCAGGTGctatgaagaaagaaaagtatgtcagagaaatgagaaaaaagattggtatttcagttatttttcttctcttttagggCAAAGCCTGACTGACCTTCATTCATTTCTTGACTACACAGGATTCTCAAAAGCCTCTCACCTAGAAGAACCCAGACCACTAGTTTTCCTCTAACATTTGTTGCAAGAAATGTCAACTGCTTTACAGAGTACTAAGAGGctcaagaaagaataaaaaaatgaatagggTGTGAAGCCAATGACAAGCTAAGCTCAAGCAACCTTCTAAAAAAAGGCAGCTCTAACTAAGGCGATTACTATTAACCAAAAAAGGAAAGAGTGTTTGTTAGCCAACACCACCACCATTAAACCCAGCCAAAACATTCAGCCTGCTATGGCAGTTGTATGATGTCTCAGAATAAACTGCATGCTTTCATTGCTTTCCAGCTGTACATTCATCATTTCTCAAACTGTGCCCAGGCAGAGAAAGGTGAAATCAAAAGGGAAGATTTTCAGGGGACTTTAGTGGGTTCCTCAGCAAGAATAAGGAACTGTGGCCCTTATCCTTAACATTCAAACAACAACAGTCATCAGGGGCCCTCATTCACAATTCAGTATTttgtgctttctttccttttcttcttttcagaggGTCTCTTTTTCCACTTTCTCCTCCCTGTATTCAGTAACCAGCTCCCTACCCATGTTATGACTCAGGCCTGCCAGTGACACTCAGGGGCACAGCTGGCAGAATTCCATTTATTCAGTTTAACAAATTCCAATTTTATGTTCTGCTTGGTCCAGATGATGAGGATCTCAATGCTCTGAGTTACATGTGGCAGACTTCTTGCCCAGTGGTTCTGAGAAACTGGAAACAGCAACTACTTTGAAGAGACTAAGTCACAACTTGAAGTTCTAAGGAAACGAACCAGCTTTGAAACATATTCAAGTGACTTAGAcagatactttttttttggccatgttgcatagtttgtgggatcttagttccccaaccagggactgaacccatgccctcaaCAGTGGACACaaggagccctaaccactggaccaccaggaaattcccagcaGATACTATTATCGCTTCTGTTTAATCCTTTTCTCGCACTCAAAAAGAATCAAGATCTATGCCTTGGAGTGTAACACCAGTGTACCTAAAAGCAAAAGCAGCATAATGACCTGGTAATGGGCTCTTATTTTTGTTCCCACCTTAAACTTAGCTCCAGATGAGCTGCCCTGGAAAGGACCTCCCTCAAAAACCCTCAAATGATActctttattactttattttattaaatgcaaTCTCTTCCATTCCAGGCTTTTACTCTAAATATACCCCAATTACAttgagtaaaaaaagaaaagaaacaactaaAGATTTTCTCACATGCTCATCTCTGAAGCTTTCAAGACTGCTCTTACCTTTCTCCCTGCCTGGAATATGGCCCCACTCTCTGCTGCAGGGCAAATCCCTCAAGGACTTCTGTAACTTTTCCCTACCCCCAAATCAACTTTCACTTCCTTGGAACTCCCACAGCGTTCAGCTTATGTGTTACTCTTTCCAACCTGTGTTACCAATATTTGTGAAATTGCCTCAGTCCTTTTCCCAGATTTCTTGAATCAAAGGCACCGTCCTACCGACTCTGTAACACTGGCTACATGTGGTAAACTTGACTAGACTAGGCTGATACTATGAAAACAGACAATTGAAAGAGGACAACCTGATATACTCAGATTCCTATAAATatgactcagtaaatatttatggaatgcctACATTACCCAGGAAACTCTAAAAGACATAAATAAAGAAGGTTGCCATCCTCCGGGGAGTGCGCTGTGGTGGAAAAAAAcataagacaggaaaaaggacccTAAATTCCATTGGAACACCCCCATTGGTGAATTACCTGACGTTGAACAAGTCACTCTTTAGCTCTCAATTCTCTGTCAAGGAGCTCTACGAAAGGAACACTACTGCACAAGGATAAACCTACCTCACAAGAAAAAACAGAATTGTGTGAGCACGCACGCCCTGAAACGGGTACACATCCCCCAGGGGCCGTTGATCCTGACCGGGACAAAACGGGCTTGTACTGGCGGAGACGCCACGAGCCCCGGGACCGCAGCTCCGACACGGCCCGCTAAGCCGCGGGAAGGTGGCGGGCCCCACGCGCGGAAGGGGACCCTCAAAGACGGACCCGGGTCACTAGGCTCCGCCGGCAGCCCGAACGCGACACAGGGACGACCTGGACGCACGGGCCTCACAGAGCTGGGACGAGAGACAGCGACACCCGAGCGTCAAGTCGCGCGCTGGGCCTTCTAGGCTGGACGGACTTGGAGACTCGGCGGTCAGTAACCCTTTCTTGCTGCCAAGGCTGAATTCTGAGCCGAAGGAGGTACCCCGGCACCGCCTGGACCCGCAGCGCTAGCGCCCCAAGCGGGGCTACGAGGGCCCCTCCCCGGAAGGGCGTCACTTCTACTTCCGGTTGGAGTGCTGATCTTGGCGCCAGGCGGACAGCAGGAGAGGTAGAGTGGCTGGGTGGGCATAAGTGGTTCCAGGCCTGAGCCCCAGGACCCGCCTCTGAGTGGCGTGGAGCCGGCGGTTGTGCTCCACAGAGCGGCGGTTAGACGCTTGGCGGCTTGCGGTTGCACCCCGGGAAGAGGGAACGGCTTCCACGAAGCCAAGCTGTCTGAGGTAACCTGGAAGCGACTTCCCCTTCGGCGCCGGCTCCGGAGCCGCCGAGAGACGCCTGTCACTGCTCGCGGCCGCTGCAAGGCAGCTGGGGCCGTTTCGGAGCCTGTCGGCCAGACCACCCCGGGCGAGGCCCGACGTCAGGCTCCTGAGGCCGCTCTGCACCCTTGCGCGGGTGGCGCCCGGGCCCGCGCGGCTGAAACCCGCTCGGACACTGCCTGCAGGCCCAGTGCTCGCGGACGCGCCCCGAGTCGTGTCCACTTTCCCGCCTCCGCCGGCGTTTCTTTTACTGGCTGATGTGACCGCGGGAGAAACGAGAGTCCTCGCCTCAGAGATGAGCCTCTGTGATGCAAAAGTTCGTTAAGTGTCCCCCGTGCCCCCTGAGCCGAGTGGGCATAGAGAGCCGGCCTTTTGTAGGCGTCCGGCTTCCTGGGCAGAATTTCTGTGCCATTTCTGCTGGGTCACCTCAGGGAAATTGAGATACACGAGGCCTCGCTCAGAGGTCTAAATGACCCTTGGAAAAGCTGAAAGTAATCATCACCAACTCACATGCTCTCCTTTTTTATCTGCTTGACATTTGGATAAACATTTTGTGAACAAGGGTCACCTGTAATTTTTCCTAGATCAAAATACACGTATAAATCTTCTGTATAGTTTTCTTTACACATCTTGGAAAGAAATGCCAAGATGAATGTTTTCAGTTAGTTGGTTTCTTGTggggagccttttttttttttttgctttactttGGGGAATATGAGATC carries:
- the LOC108633877 gene encoding chromosome alignment-maintaining phosphoprotein 1-like isoform X1, translating into MVPSRMAPKPAAEEQEQRGVCWGGGARRPRPSKPFPLLEGLGPPCAASPHLPHSARRPPRSLPGRAPSQARPPRRPGPGRRGPRPVFGSDSWSKAGKAEQHSFPLLPPQAVTGGATTLSEASSSAGARANPQSDPLSWASRRRAVRCLWPLDGELMGEETKKTAAECDATWTRKGAVRREKWRRGQTFRMQSLQDFTWVPAELLNSSDDLQGIENLSLVCLCSCLH
- the LOC108633877 gene encoding uncharacterized protein LOC108633877 isoform X2, coding for MVPSRMAPKPAAEEQEQRGVCWGGGARRPRPSKPFPLLEGLGPPCAASPHLPHSARRPPRSLPGRAPSQARPPRRPGPGRRGPRPVFGSDSWSKAGKAEQHSFPLLPPQAVTGGATTLSEASSSAVRCLWPLDGELMGEETKKTAAECDATWTRKGAVRREKWRRGQTFRMQSLQDFTWVPAELLNSSDDLQGIENLSLVCLCSCLH
- the TIGD7 gene encoding tigger transposable element-derived protein 7, which produces MNKRGKYTTLNLEEKMKVLNRIEAGRSLKTVMDEFGISKSTFYDIKKNKKLILDFVLKQDVPLVGAEKRKRTTGAKYGDVDNAVYMWYQQKCSAGVPVRGVELQAAAERFAQCFGRTEFKASTGWLFRFRNRHAIGNRKVCAEQVLSSASENVESFRQKLSMLIKEEKLCLAQLYSGDETDLFWKSMPENTQASRKDICLPGRKINKEQLSALLCANADGTHKLKSIIIGKSKLPKSVKEDTCTLPVIYKPSKDVWFTRELFSEWFFQNFVPEVRHFQLNVLRFQEEDVRALLLLDSSPVHPSTELLTSEDGRIKCMFFPHNTSTLIQPMNQGVILSCKRLYRWKQLEESLVIFEESDDEQEKREKVVSKIKVYSLKRAVFNWAKSWDEVKQITIANAWENLLYKKEHEYDLQGLEDGDYREILEKCRELETKLDDNRVWFNVGEEEKSSPPEAKGGITKKVVQKGAEEEADEFKLSAVGKSLDYLLDFVDVTPEFQRFHFTLKEMQQEIIKKQFQNRIHSRTGSFLKPRPHNIKYSFSIPSTSGCNN